Proteins from one Enterobacter bugandensis genomic window:
- the lpxH gene encoding UDP-2,3-diacylglucosamine diphosphatase, whose amino-acid sequence MATLFIADLHLQTEEPAITAGFLRFLRGEAKSADALYILGDLFEAWIGDDDPNPLHREMAAAIKTLVDSGVPCYFIHGNRDFLLGKRYARESGMTLLPEEQVLDLYGRKVLIMHGDTLCTDDTGYLAFRAKVHTPWIQKVFLALPLFIRNRIAARMRAGSKAANSSKSLTIMDVNPQAVVSVMEKHGVQWLIHGHTHRPDVHSLSANGEPAHRVVLGAWHTEGSMVKVTPEGVELIAFPF is encoded by the coding sequence GTGGCGACACTCTTTATTGCGGATCTGCATCTGCAAACAGAAGAACCGGCGATAACCGCCGGTTTTCTGCGTTTTTTACGCGGTGAAGCGAAAAGCGCCGATGCGCTGTACATCCTGGGCGATCTGTTTGAAGCCTGGATTGGCGACGACGACCCTAACCCGCTGCATCGTGAAATGGCTGCCGCCATTAAAACGCTGGTAGATTCCGGCGTCCCCTGCTACTTCATTCACGGCAACCGTGATTTCCTGCTCGGTAAGCGCTATGCCCGCGAAAGCGGTATGACGCTGCTGCCGGAAGAACAGGTGCTCGATCTCTATGGCCGCAAGGTACTCATCATGCACGGCGACACGCTCTGCACTGACGATACCGGCTATCTGGCGTTTCGCGCCAAGGTCCACACCCCGTGGATCCAGAAGGTGTTCCTTGCCCTGCCGCTGTTTATCCGCAACCGCATCGCCGCCAGAATGCGTGCGGGCAGCAAAGCCGCCAACAGCAGCAAATCCCTGACCATCATGGACGTCAACCCGCAAGCTGTGGTGAGCGTGATGGAAAAGCATGGCGTTCAGTGGCTGATCCACGGTCATACCCATCGCCCTGACGTGCATTCTCTGAGCGCCAACGGTGAACCGGCCCATCGCGTGGTATTGGGCGCATGGCACACTGAGGGTTCGATGGTCAAAGTCACCCCGGAAGGTGTCGAACTGATCGCTTTTCCGTTTTAA
- the ybcJ gene encoding ribosome-associated protein YbcJ, with translation MATFSLGKHPHVELCDLLKLEGWSESGAQAKIVIADGRVLVDGVVETRKRCKIVAGQTVSFEGQSVTVTA, from the coding sequence ATGGCCACATTTTCATTAGGCAAACACCCGCACGTTGAGCTGTGCGATCTGCTCAAGCTCGAAGGCTGGAGCGAAAGCGGCGCGCAGGCGAAAATCGTTATCGCCGACGGGCGGGTTTTAGTCGACGGCGTGGTGGAAACCCGCAAGCGCTGCAAAATTGTCGCCGGCCAGACCGTGAGCTTTGAAGGGCAGAGCGTGACCGTGACGGCCTGA
- the mnmH gene encoding tRNA 2-selenouridine(34) synthase MnmH, producing the protein MNDGTDYRAILASDTPLIDVRAPIEFAQGAMPAALNLPLMNDDERAAVGTCYKRQGPDAALALGHSLVSGETREARINAWREASLAHPEGYLCCARGGQRSHISQAWLKEAGIDYPLIRGGYKALRQTAIQATIEQSQKPMVLIGGCTGNGKTLLVKQHAQGIDLEGLAHHRGSSFGRTLTPQLSQASFENHLAVELLKKDAARWVLEDEGRMIGSNHLPECLRDRMVDAPIVVVEDPFETRLERLREEYFDHMWADFSAAYGEEAGWKEYSEYLHHGLFAIRRRLGLQRFAEFTALLDAALAEQQRTGSTDAHFSWLVPLLKDYYDPMYGYQLEKKAEKIVYRGTFAEIAEWLNR; encoded by the coding sequence ATGAACGATGGAACGGACTATCGCGCGATCCTCGCGTCTGATACCCCTTTAATCGACGTTCGCGCGCCGATCGAATTTGCCCAGGGTGCGATGCCCGCCGCACTCAACCTGCCCTTAATGAACGACGACGAGCGTGCCGCCGTCGGTACCTGCTATAAGCGCCAGGGACCCGACGCCGCGCTGGCGCTCGGCCATAGCCTGGTGAGCGGCGAGACGCGGGAGGCGCGCATTAACGCCTGGCGCGAAGCCAGCCTTGCGCACCCCGAGGGCTATCTCTGCTGTGCGCGTGGCGGTCAGCGCTCGCATATCTCTCAGGCCTGGCTGAAAGAGGCTGGCATCGACTACCCGCTGATCCGCGGCGGCTATAAGGCCCTGCGCCAGACGGCGATTCAGGCCACCATTGAGCAGTCGCAAAAGCCGATGGTGCTTATTGGCGGCTGTACCGGCAACGGTAAAACGCTGCTGGTGAAGCAGCACGCGCAGGGCATCGATCTGGAAGGGCTGGCGCACCATCGCGGCTCGTCGTTTGGCCGCACGCTTACGCCGCAGCTTTCCCAGGCGAGCTTCGAGAATCACCTTGCGGTTGAGCTATTGAAAAAAGACGCCGCGCGCTGGGTGCTGGAGGACGAGGGCCGGATGATTGGCTCCAACCACCTGCCGGAGTGCCTGCGCGACCGCATGGTTGACGCCCCTATCGTTGTCGTCGAAGACCCGTTTGAAACCCGACTTGAGCGCCTGCGCGAAGAGTATTTTGACCACATGTGGGCGGATTTTTCTGCCGCGTACGGTGAGGAGGCGGGCTGGAAGGAGTACAGCGAGTACCTGCACCACGGCCTGTTTGCCATTCGCCGTCGGCTTGGGCTACAGCGTTTTGCGGAATTTACGGCGCTGCTGGACGCGGCCCTTGCCGAACAACAGCGAACGGGCAGCACCGACGCGCACTTCAGCTGGCTTGTACCGCTGCTGAAGGACTATTACGACCCGATGTACGGCTATCAGCTGGAGAAGAAAGCGGAGAAGATTGTCTATCGCGGGACGTTCGCAGAAATTGCCGAGTGGCTTAATCGCTAA
- a CDS encoding PTS transporter subunit EIIC yields MSLISGFVKSLSKLSMIGRALMLPISLLPAAGLLLAFGDKFHLPLMMNAGGVIFDNLPMLFAIGSAVGLASESGIAALSAAVSVFVTNITISTVLSITPEMASQGGKYAMVVGIPTLQMGVFGGLICGILAAWCYNRFHTMQLPEFLGFFSGKRFVAIATAFLSFLMGLLLPYVWQHIQAGIDALSVIVNGDNQAASTFIFGLVERALIPLGLHHIWYPSFWYSFGDYTTQAGQVIHGDQTIWFKMLEEGVKSFSSDTYQNAGKFMQGEFPLMLFALPAACLAMYHEAHTKNKKIAAGILFSAALTCFLTGITEPVEFTFIFVAPILYVFNAIMAGLAYMTMYLLHAHIAKSFSAGFIDYLSFGILPSFNGYQTNFLSAIIIGIPMALIYYFTFRFVIRRFDVKTPGRTEVTASANDKSDSELATEIIGLLGGAQNIDSVGSCITRLRLEVAKSDAVDRDGLNGLGARGVVFVGDNGIQVIFGARAQFIAQTMSTMIGK; encoded by the coding sequence ATGAGTCTGATATCAGGGTTTGTTAAATCGCTGTCTAAGTTATCGATGATTGGTCGCGCCTTAATGCTGCCAATTTCACTGCTTCCCGCTGCGGGCCTGCTGCTGGCCTTCGGCGATAAGTTCCACCTGCCGCTAATGATGAACGCCGGCGGGGTTATCTTTGATAACCTGCCGATGCTGTTTGCCATCGGCTCTGCTGTCGGTCTGGCCTCGGAATCCGGCATTGCAGCACTCTCGGCGGCGGTGTCGGTGTTTGTCACCAACATCACCATCAGCACCGTGCTGAGCATTACGCCGGAAATGGCCTCACAGGGCGGAAAATATGCCATGGTGGTCGGCATCCCGACGCTGCAGATGGGCGTCTTCGGCGGGCTTATCTGCGGCATTCTCGCAGCCTGGTGCTACAACCGCTTCCACACCATGCAGCTGCCGGAGTTCCTCGGCTTCTTCTCCGGGAAGCGCTTTGTGGCGATCGCCACGGCGTTCCTCTCTTTCCTGATGGGGCTGCTACTGCCGTACGTCTGGCAGCATATTCAGGCCGGTATCGACGCGCTCTCGGTGATCGTAAACGGTGATAACCAGGCGGCATCAACCTTTATCTTCGGGCTGGTGGAGCGCGCGCTGATCCCGCTCGGCCTGCACCACATCTGGTATCCGTCCTTCTGGTATTCGTTCGGGGATTACACCACCCAGGCGGGCCAGGTGATCCACGGTGACCAGACCATCTGGTTCAAAATGCTCGAAGAGGGGGTGAAATCCTTCAGCAGCGACACCTACCAGAACGCCGGTAAGTTCATGCAGGGCGAGTTCCCGCTGATGCTGTTCGCGCTGCCTGCGGCATGCCTGGCGATGTACCACGAAGCGCATACGAAGAATAAGAAAATCGCGGCCGGTATTCTCTTCTCCGCTGCCCTCACCTGCTTCCTGACGGGGATCACCGAGCCGGTAGAGTTCACCTTTATCTTCGTGGCGCCGATTCTGTACGTCTTCAACGCCATCATGGCGGGCCTGGCGTACATGACCATGTACCTGCTGCACGCGCATATCGCCAAATCGTTCTCGGCGGGCTTTATCGACTACCTGTCGTTCGGGATCCTGCCGTCGTTTAACGGCTATCAGACCAACTTCCTGAGTGCCATTATCATCGGCATTCCGATGGCGCTGATTTACTACTTCACGTTCCGCTTCGTGATCCGTCGCTTCGATGTGAAAACGCCGGGCCGTACGGAGGTGACCGCCAGCGCGAATGACAAGTCCGATTCCGAACTTGCCACCGAAATCATCGGCCTGCTGGGCGGCGCGCAGAACATTGACTCCGTCGGCTCCTGCATCACCCGCCTGCGTCTGGAAGTGGCGAAGAGCGATGCGGTGGACAGGGACGGACTGAACGGGCTTGGCGCGCGCGGCGTGGTCTTCGTCGGCGACAACGGGATCCAGGTGATTTTCGGTGCCAGAGCACAGTTTATCGCCCAGACCATGTCCACCATGATCGGCAAATAA
- the folD gene encoding bifunctional methylenetetrahydrofolate dehydrogenase/methenyltetrahydrofolate cyclohydrolase FolD, protein MAAKIIDGKTIAQQVRSEVAEKVKARKAAGKRAPGLAVVLVGSNPASQIYVGSKRKACEEVGFVSRSYDLPETTSEAELLELIDTLNADKEIDGILVQLPLPAGIDNVKVLERIAPDKDVDGFHPYNVGRLCQRAPRLRPCTPRGIVTLLERYNIDTYGLNAVVIGASNIVGRPMSMELLLAGCTTTVTHRFTKNLRHHVENADLLIVAVGKPGFIPGEWIKEGAIVVDVGINRLENGKVVGDVVYEDAAARASYITPVPGGVGPMTVATLIQNTLQACEEYHDVEEA, encoded by the coding sequence ATGGCAGCAAAGATTATTGACGGTAAAACGATTGCGCAGCAGGTGCGCTCTGAGGTCGCGGAAAAAGTGAAGGCGCGTAAAGCCGCCGGAAAACGCGCTCCCGGGCTGGCCGTTGTGCTGGTTGGCAGCAACCCGGCATCACAGATTTATGTCGGCAGCAAACGCAAAGCGTGTGAAGAGGTGGGGTTCGTCTCCCGCTCTTACGATTTGCCGGAAACCACCAGCGAAGCGGAACTGCTGGAACTTATTGACACCCTGAATGCCGATAAAGAGATCGACGGCATTCTGGTTCAGCTGCCGCTGCCTGCGGGCATCGACAACGTGAAGGTGCTGGAGCGTATCGCGCCGGATAAAGACGTCGACGGTTTCCATCCGTACAACGTGGGCCGCCTGTGCCAGCGCGCGCCGCGTCTGCGCCCGTGCACCCCGCGCGGCATCGTGACGCTGCTGGAGCGTTATAACATCGACACCTACGGTCTGAACGCCGTGGTCATCGGCGCGTCCAATATCGTGGGCCGTCCGATGAGCATGGAGCTGCTGCTGGCCGGCTGCACCACCACCGTGACCCACCGCTTTACCAAAAACCTTCGCCACCACGTTGAAAACGCCGATCTGCTGATCGTCGCGGTCGGCAAGCCGGGCTTTATTCCGGGCGAGTGGATCAAAGAGGGCGCGATTGTCGTGGACGTCGGGATTAACCGTCTGGAAAACGGCAAAGTGGTCGGCGACGTGGTGTACGAAGATGCGGCGGCTCGCGCCTCTTACATTACGCCAGTGCCGGGCGGCGTTGGCCCGATGACTGTAGCAACGCTGATTCAGAATACTTTGCAGGCATGCGAAGAGTACCACGATGTAGAGGAAGCATAA
- the malI gene encoding Mal regulon transcriptional regulator MalI, producing MKKVSIIDVAKHAGVSVSTVSLVLRQKGKISEATIEKVNAAITTLGYVHNVAAANLRANTSNLIGLILRDFSDSFSIKVMASIVQELEKQGYMVFLGQPLNDQEHLERTLLSFKQQGVAGVIYLASDTRNAALPEQIRQCPLPLVAVSQSLLDEKCNLVMRDNRQAANLAARYLIERGHRTIAYIGGREGCLIREQRLLGFRSAMTQNGLVWRDDYSPACSDDTQAAAMATRQLLEKNSSITALLCHSPDAMIGSISGIHQVGRTVGKDVFLTQQVALIGFEDMLHVNLTSPSFTYVSSASDETGRQAAGLIIRKLKEPDLQTQRITLSGQLIARESA from the coding sequence TTGAAGAAAGTCAGCATCATTGATGTCGCAAAGCACGCGGGCGTCTCGGTCTCTACCGTGTCGCTGGTGCTACGTCAGAAAGGGAAAATCTCAGAGGCGACGATCGAGAAGGTCAATGCCGCCATCACGACGCTGGGCTATGTTCATAACGTTGCCGCTGCCAACCTCCGCGCCAACACCTCCAATCTTATCGGCCTGATCCTGCGCGACTTCAGCGACAGCTTTTCCATCAAGGTGATGGCGAGCATCGTTCAGGAGCTGGAGAAGCAGGGTTATATGGTGTTTCTCGGCCAGCCGCTGAACGACCAGGAACATCTGGAACGGACCCTGCTGTCGTTTAAGCAGCAGGGCGTCGCGGGCGTTATTTATCTGGCGTCTGACACCCGTAACGCTGCTTTACCGGAGCAGATCCGCCAGTGCCCGCTGCCGCTGGTGGCGGTCTCTCAGTCTCTGCTGGACGAAAAATGCAATCTGGTCATGCGCGATAATCGCCAGGCGGCGAACCTGGCCGCACGCTATCTTATCGAACGCGGACACCGCACGATCGCCTACATTGGCGGGCGCGAGGGCTGTCTTATCCGCGAGCAGCGCCTGCTCGGCTTTCGCAGCGCGATGACGCAAAACGGGCTGGTCTGGCGCGATGATTATTCACCGGCCTGCAGCGACGACACCCAGGCCGCCGCGATGGCAACGCGCCAGCTGCTGGAGAAAAACAGCTCCATCACCGCCCTGCTTTGCCACTCCCCGGATGCGATGATCGGCTCCATTTCCGGCATTCATCAGGTGGGCCGCACCGTGGGGAAAGACGTGTTCCTGACCCAGCAGGTGGCGCTGATCGGTTTTGAAGATATGCTCCACGTCAACCTCACCTCCCCTTCCTTCACCTACGTCTCTTCGGCCAGCGATGAAACCGGACGACAGGCGGCGGGGCTGATTATCCGCAAGCTGAAGGAGCCGGATCTGCAAACCCAGCGCATTACGCTGTCCGGGCAGCTTATCGCCCGCGAGTCGGCGTAA
- the ppiB gene encoding peptidylprolyl isomerase B encodes MVTFHTNHGDIVIKTFDDKAPETVKNFLDYCREGFYNNTIFHRVINGFMIQGGGFEPGMRQKETKEAIKNEANNGLKNTRGTLAMARTQAPHSATAQFFINVADNDFLNFSGESLQGWGYCVFAEVVEGMDVVDKIKAVSTGRSGMHQDVPKEDVVITSVTVSE; translated from the coding sequence ATGGTTACTTTCCACACTAATCATGGCGATATCGTAATCAAGACCTTTGATGACAAAGCGCCTGAAACAGTTAAAAACTTCCTGGACTACTGTCGCGAAGGTTTCTACAACAACACTATTTTCCACCGCGTGATCAACGGCTTTATGATCCAGGGCGGCGGTTTCGAGCCTGGCATGCGCCAGAAAGAGACCAAAGAGGCGATCAAAAACGAAGCGAACAACGGCCTGAAAAACACCCGCGGTACGCTGGCAATGGCCCGTACTCAGGCGCCTCACTCTGCCACCGCGCAGTTCTTCATCAACGTAGCGGATAACGACTTCCTGAACTTCTCCGGCGAAAGCCTGCAGGGCTGGGGCTACTGCGTGTTCGCAGAAGTGGTTGAAGGTATGGACGTGGTCGACAAGATCAAAGCCGTCTCTACCGGCCGCAGCGGCATGCACCAGGACGTTCCTAAAGAAGACGTTGTGATTACAAGCGTGACCGTCAGCGAGTAA
- the purK gene encoding 5-(carboxyamino)imidazole ribonucleotide synthase, translated as MKQVCVLGNGQLGRMLRQAGEPLGIAVWPVGLDAEPEAVPFHQSVITAEIERWPETALTRELARHNAFVNRDVFPIIADRLTQKQLFDKLGLATAPWQLLSDKSEWNDVFAMLGELAIVKRRVGGYDGRGQWRLRAGDTAELPDDCYGECIVEQGINFSGEVSLVGARGHDGRTVFYPLTHNLHQDGILRTSVAFPHANADQQAQAEEMLSAIMHELGYVGVMAMECFVTPSGLLINELAPRVHNSGHWTQNGASISQFELHLRAITDLPLPQPVVNSPSVMINLIGTDLNYDWLKLPLVHLHWYDKEVRAGRKVGHLNLNDSDTDRLSATLEAIVPLLPPEYASGIVWAQSKLK; from the coding sequence ATGAAGCAGGTTTGCGTCCTCGGCAACGGCCAGCTGGGCCGCATGCTGCGTCAGGCTGGCGAACCGTTGGGGATTGCCGTCTGGCCCGTCGGGCTGGACGCCGAGCCGGAAGCGGTGCCGTTCCATCAGAGCGTGATCACCGCCGAAATTGAACGCTGGCCGGAAACCGCCCTGACCCGCGAGCTGGCGCGCCATAACGCCTTTGTGAACCGCGACGTGTTCCCGATCATTGCCGACCGTCTGACGCAGAAGCAGCTGTTCGACAAGCTGGGCCTCGCAACCGCCCCGTGGCAGCTCCTGTCTGATAAAAGCGAGTGGAATGACGTCTTCGCCATGCTGGGCGAGCTGGCGATTGTGAAGCGCCGCGTGGGTGGCTACGACGGCCGCGGCCAGTGGCGCCTGCGCGCAGGCGACACCGCCGAACTGCCGGACGACTGCTACGGCGAGTGCATCGTTGAGCAGGGCATCAACTTTAGCGGCGAAGTGTCGCTGGTAGGCGCCCGCGGGCACGATGGCCGCACGGTGTTTTACCCGCTGACGCATAACCTGCATCAGGACGGCATTCTGCGCACCAGCGTCGCCTTCCCGCACGCCAATGCCGACCAGCAGGCGCAGGCGGAAGAGATGCTTTCTGCCATCATGCACGAGCTGGGCTACGTGGGCGTGATGGCGATGGAGTGCTTCGTCACGCCGTCGGGCCTGCTGATCAACGAGCTGGCGCCGCGCGTGCACAACAGCGGCCACTGGACGCAAAACGGCGCCTCCATCAGCCAGTTCGAACTGCACCTGCGCGCCATCACCGACCTGCCGCTGCCACAGCCCGTTGTTAACAGCCCGTCGGTGATGATCAACCTGATCGGGACCGATCTGAACTACGACTGGCTGAAGCTGCCGCTGGTGCATCTGCACTGGTATGACAAAGAGGTTCGCGCGGGTCGTAAAGTGGGTCATCTCAACCTGAACGACAGCGATACCGACCGCCTGAGCGCCACCCTGGAGGCGATCGTTCCTCTCCTGCCGCCAGAATACGCGAGCGGAATTGTCTGGGCACAGTCAAAGCTCAAGTAA
- the purE gene encoding 5-(carboxyamino)imidazole ribonucleotide mutase — MSSRNNPARVAIVMGSKSDWATMQFAAEIFEILNVPHHVEVVSAHRTPDKLFSFAESAEENGYEVIIAGAGGAAHLPGMIAAKTLVPVLGVPVQSAALSGVDSLYSIVQMPRGIPVGTLAIGKAGAANAALLAAQILATHDKDLHQRLAEWRKAQTDEVLDNPDPRGAA, encoded by the coding sequence ATGTCTTCCCGCAATAATCCGGCGCGTGTCGCCATCGTGATGGGGTCCAAAAGCGACTGGGCTACCATGCAGTTCGCCGCCGAAATCTTTGAAATCCTGAATGTTCCGCACCACGTTGAAGTGGTTTCCGCACACCGTACGCCGGACAAACTGTTCAGCTTCGCCGAAAGCGCCGAAGAGAACGGGTATGAGGTGATTATTGCCGGTGCGGGCGGCGCAGCACATCTGCCGGGCATGATTGCCGCCAAAACGCTGGTGCCGGTTCTGGGCGTCCCTGTTCAAAGCGCCGCGTTAAGCGGTGTCGATAGCCTCTACTCCATCGTCCAGATGCCGCGCGGTATTCCTGTCGGCACGCTGGCAATTGGCAAAGCGGGCGCGGCGAACGCCGCCCTGCTGGCCGCGCAAATTCTTGCAACGCACGACAAAGATTTACACCAGCGTCTGGCGGAGTGGCGTAAAGCCCAGACCGACGAGGTGCTGGATAACCCGGACCCGCGGGGTGCGGCATGA
- the fimA gene encoding type 1 fimbrial major subunit FimA, translated as MKLSNIASSVIATLALVAGAANAADPVTPVTVNGGTVHFKGELVNAACSVNTDSSEQTVNLGQYRTAKFTKVGDTTSNIPFNIELNDCDPLVAKTAAVAFTGQIDATDKTLLAVTSGNNDNTAKGVGIEILDSKSSVLTPDGATFSAAKDLIKGTNTLQFTARYKSTAATTEPGQANADATFVMKYE; from the coding sequence ATGAAACTCAGCAACATTGCTTCTTCTGTTATTGCAACACTGGCCCTGGTCGCGGGTGCCGCTAATGCAGCCGATCCCGTTACGCCGGTTACCGTAAATGGCGGTACCGTGCATTTTAAAGGTGAACTGGTTAATGCTGCTTGTTCAGTAAATACCGATTCTTCCGAGCAGACGGTTAATCTCGGTCAGTATCGTACCGCGAAATTCACCAAAGTGGGCGACACCACCTCTAATATTCCGTTCAACATTGAACTGAATGACTGCGATCCGCTGGTTGCGAAAACCGCTGCCGTTGCTTTCACCGGCCAGATCGACGCGACCGACAAAACCCTGCTGGCCGTGACGTCCGGTAACAACGACAACACCGCGAAAGGCGTGGGTATCGAGATCCTCGACAGCAAATCTAGCGTGCTGACCCCGGACGGTGCCACCTTCTCTGCCGCGAAAGACCTGATTAAAGGGACTAACACCCTGCAATTCACCGCGCGCTACAAATCAACGGCTGCAACCACCGAGCCAGGCCAGGCGAACGCTGACGCCACCTTCGTAATGAAATACGAATAA
- the cysS gene encoding cysteine--tRNA ligase, whose protein sequence is MLKIFNTMTRQKEEFKPIHAGEVGMYVCGITVYDLCHIGHGRTFVAFDVVSRYLRFLGYNLKYVRNITDIDDKIIKRANENGESFVALVDRMIVEMHKDFDALNILRPDSEPRATHHIHEIIEITEKLIERGHAYVAENGDVMFSVPTDPTYGALSRQDLDQLQAGARVDVVDVKRNPMDFVLWKMSKEGEPSWPSPWGEGRPGWHIECSAMNCKQLGNHFDIHGGGSDLMFPHHENEIAQSTCAHGGEYVNYWMHSGMVMVDREKMSKSLGNFFTVRDVLKYYDAETVRYFLMSGHYRSQLNYSEENLKQARSALERLYTALRGTDKSVPAAGGEAFEARFVEVMNDDFNTPEAYSVLFDMAREVNRLKSEDMAAANALASHLRKLSSVLGLLEQEPDAFLQSGAQADDGEVAEIEALIKARLEARQAKDWAAADAARNRLTEMGIILEDGPQGTTWRRK, encoded by the coding sequence ATGTTAAAAATCTTTAATACAATGACGCGCCAGAAAGAGGAATTTAAACCTATCCATGCCGGGGAAGTCGGCATGTACGTGTGTGGTATTACGGTTTACGATCTCTGTCATATCGGCCATGGCCGTACCTTTGTCGCGTTCGACGTGGTCTCTCGCTACCTGCGCTTCCTGGGCTATAACCTGAAGTACGTGCGTAACATCACCGACATCGACGACAAAATCATCAAGCGCGCTAATGAAAACGGCGAAAGCTTTGTTGCGCTGGTGGATCGCATGATTGTTGAGATGCACAAAGATTTTGATGCCCTCAATATTCTGCGTCCGGACAGCGAGCCGCGTGCGACCCACCATATCCACGAAATTATCGAGATCACCGAAAAGCTGATCGAACGCGGTCATGCGTACGTAGCGGAAAACGGCGACGTGATGTTCTCCGTGCCGACGGACCCAACCTACGGCGCGCTTTCCCGTCAGGATCTGGACCAGCTGCAGGCCGGCGCGCGCGTGGACGTGGTTGACGTGAAGCGTAACCCGATGGACTTCGTGCTGTGGAAGATGTCCAAAGAGGGTGAACCGAGCTGGCCATCCCCGTGGGGCGAAGGCCGTCCGGGCTGGCACATTGAATGTTCAGCGATGAACTGCAAGCAGCTGGGCAACCATTTCGACATTCACGGCGGCGGTTCGGATCTGATGTTCCCGCACCACGAAAACGAAATTGCGCAGTCCACCTGCGCCCACGGCGGCGAGTACGTTAACTACTGGATGCACTCCGGGATGGTGATGGTTGACCGCGAGAAGATGTCGAAATCGCTGGGCAACTTCTTCACCGTGCGCGACGTGCTGAAGTATTACGACGCGGAAACCGTGCGCTACTTCCTGATGTCTGGCCACTATCGTAGCCAGCTGAACTACAGCGAAGAGAACCTGAAGCAGGCGCGCTCGGCGCTGGAGCGTCTGTACACCGCGCTGCGTGGCACCGACAAATCTGTGCCTGCGGCGGGCGGCGAAGCGTTCGAAGCGCGCTTCGTTGAGGTGATGAACGATGATTTCAACACCCCGGAAGCCTACTCCGTACTGTTCGACATGGCGCGCGAAGTGAACCGCCTGAAGTCAGAGGACATGGCAGCGGCGAATGCGCTGGCATCTCATCTGCGTAAGCTCTCTTCCGTGCTCGGCCTGCTGGAGCAGGAGCCGGACGCGTTCCTGCAGAGCGGCGCGCAGGCGGACGACGGTGAAGTGGCGGAAATTGAAGCGCTGATCAAGGCGCGTCTGGAAGCGCGTCAGGCGAAGGACTGGGCGGCGGCAGATGCGGCGCGTAACCGTCTGACCGAGATGGGCATTATTCTGGAAGACGGCCCGCAGGGGACGACCTGGCGTCGTAAGTAA
- a CDS encoding metal-dependent hydrolase produces the protein MPTVITHAAVPLCLGLGLGTKVIPPRLLFAGIVLAMLPDADVLAFKFGVAYGNIFGHRGFTHSLLFAFAVPILCVLIGRRWFRASLTRCWLFLTVSLLSHSLLDSVTTGGKGVGWLWPWSDERFFAPWQVIKVAPFALSRYATPYGHEVIISELLWVWLPGVVLIGMLWWKRR, from the coding sequence ATGCCTACCGTTATCACTCACGCTGCTGTTCCCCTTTGCCTGGGCTTAGGTCTGGGAACGAAAGTCATCCCTCCCCGCCTGCTGTTTGCCGGGATCGTGCTCGCCATGCTGCCGGACGCCGACGTGCTGGCGTTCAAATTCGGCGTCGCCTACGGGAATATTTTCGGCCACCGCGGCTTTACCCATTCGCTGCTGTTTGCCTTTGCGGTACCGATACTCTGCGTGCTGATTGGCCGACGATGGTTCCGGGCCAGCCTGACGCGCTGCTGGCTGTTCTTAACCGTTTCACTGCTGTCGCACAGCCTGCTGGATTCCGTTACCACCGGCGGAAAAGGCGTCGGCTGGCTGTGGCCGTGGTCAGACGAGCGCTTCTTTGCGCCGTGGCAGGTGATCAAGGTCGCGCCGTTTGCGCTGTCGCGCTACGCCACGCCGTACGGGCATGAGGTCATTATCTCGGAACTGCTGTGGGTGTGGCTGCCGGGGGTGGTGCTGATAGGGATGTTGTGGTGGAAAAGAAGGTAA